The genomic region GTTTCTCTTATGACAGGTGGGGAAGCTGTAATACAAAAAGCAGTAGACACATATGGCCAATTAGATATATTAGTCAACAGTGTCGGTGTTAGAAGAGATGAAATGATTTTTAATATGAGGCCAGAGGATTTTGAAGTTGTGATACAAAACTCACTTAAATCGTATTTTACTACCAGTAAATATGCTTGTATTTTGTTTCGACAACAAAGATACGGGCGAATAGTAAATTTAACATCTGACGCAGGTTTAGGTGAAATTGGTATGTCAAACTATTCTGCAGCAACTGAAGGTATTGTTGGTATGACGAGAACTATAGCAAGAGATATGGGAAGGTATGGAGTAACATGTAATGCAGTGTCTCCTGTAGCAAAAACTAGATTATTTCCTGGAGGTGTAGATTCATATAGAACTTCAGGAATTTATCCTACTCCAGATGATAGAGCAGGATTAGGATTAAAAGAGCCTGGTATAGGCTGGGCAGATGATAATTCACCTGAAGACCCTGGAAATGTTGCTCCATTAGTAGCGTATTTAGCTGGTGAAGGCTCTCCAAATGCAAATGGTTATGTATTTGGTGTGCGTGGCGGTGATATATATCTATATACTAACCCAGAAGTCGAAAGAGCAATTTACCATGAGAAAGTTTTTTCAATGGATGAATTAGATGATTTAGTACCAAGAATTATATCTTTTGATATGTAACAAGATGTAATTATACTAACAATAGAAATGGAGTTAGAAAATGGGAAATAGATTAGAAGGAAAAGTAGCAATTGTGACCGGTGGTGGTGGTGGAATAGGCCGCGGAGTATGTAGGTTACTTGCTGAAGAAGGTGCATCTGTAGTAGTTAATGATGTTGGAGGAGCAGTAGATGGAACTGGTGCTTCAACAGGACCAGCAGATGAATTGGTATCAGAAATAAAAGAAAATGGCGGCGTTGCTGTTTCAAATTATGACACTATTGCAACTATGGAAGGTGCAGGCAAACTTGTGCAAGCTGCCCTAGATAATTTTGGTAGAGTTGATATATTAATGCACGTTGCTGGTATTCTTCGAGATCGAATGGTCTTTAATATGACAGAAGAAGAATGGGATGCAGTATTATCAGTACATTTGTATGGAGCATTTAATACAGTCAAACAAGTTGTACCTCATTTAATTGAACAAAGGTCCGGAAGAATAATTATATTTTCTTCTGGTTCTGGACTTGGTAATTCTGGTCAAACAAATTACGCTGCTGCTAAAGAAGGTCAAGTAGGGTTTGTTCGTTCTCTTTCACGAGAATTGGCTCCTTTTAATATTACTGTTAATGCAGTATACCCAGGAGGAGATACAAGGATGACAGGAAGTATTCCTGATTCAGCTTTGGAAATTCGAGCACAAAGAGGTATATCTAGTAGAAGAACCGTTCCTACAAAAGAATTATGGGAACCAAGACATCCGGACAGAAATGCTCCAAAAGCAGTATATTTATGCACAGATGCTGCAGAAAATATAACAGGTGAAGTAATAGGTACATCTGGTCCTCCAATGACTTTATATTCTCCTAGGCACGTATCAAGAGTCATACATAGTGATACGCCTTGGACTTTAGACCAACTAGAAGTCATGATGCCTAACGCAATTACAGATGGGATACCAAATCCTGCACCAGCAGTACAGCCAGAAGAAAAATAAGATTTGTTATCGCTGAAAATGTGAATAAGAGGTGTTGTTGATTACGAAATCTTTTTATGATCTAAGGCCGTGGTTTGTTGCTTTTTCTGGGATGGCCCTGTTGTGTTTGCTTATAGGACTTAATACTCAATGTATGGGGTTATTTTTCATAGCTTTAGAACAAGAATTTCGATGGAGCAGGGCATTAATATCCGGTGCTTTTTCTGTTGTACGGATTGAAGGTAGTTTTCTTGGTCCGATTGAAGGGTTTTTAGCTGATAAATTTGGTCCAGATACAATGATCCTAATTGGTGGAGTTATAACATCTATTGGATTTGTGATATTGGGACTCGTTCAAAATCCTGTAATGTTTTATATTTCCTTGCTAGTTATTACAGCTGGAGTTGGTCTTGGAAGTTTTATACCTGTTACTACATCAGTAAATTGGTGGTTTAAAAAACATCGTAACACTGGACTCGGTATTGCTATGGCAGGGGTTCCTGCAGGAGCTGCTCTACTTTTACCTTTAGTAACCATATTGATAGAAATATATAACTGGAGAACTACAGCATACATTTTAGCTGCAGTGACATTTGTAGTATCCGTACCACTAAGCCAGGTAATGAGAAAACCAAAAGTTATCGAGGAAAACAACAATTCCGATAATGAATTTAGTGATAGCCATGCTGTTTCAATTGAAGATGATTTTTCATTAAAACAAGCAATAAAAACATCGGCTTTTTGGATAATCCCAAGTGTTCATGCTTTGAATGGATTTACAACTCATGCAGTTTATGTACACGGGCTTATAAGACTCACAGATGCTGGTTTTTCTATAGCTGTAGCATCTACTGTATTTGCTGTGTATGGTTTTATAGAGATATTAATGCGTGTTTTTGGTAGTTTCATAGGAGACTTAATTGATAAAAGACATGCTATTTGGATATTTTGTGCGATTCAGGGGCTAGGTGTCGTTTTTCTTGGATTAATACCTGATACTTCAGAGAGTTTTTCTACAGCAATCATTATGGCATATTTATTCGCAATAACGTTTGCTATAGGACATGGAGGTAGAGGTCCTGCAATTGTGGCTATCCGTGGAGAATATTTTGGGAGGGCAAATTTTGGAAAAATTATGGGAGTAGGAGGGTTTATCACAAGTTTAACAGGTATAATTACTCCTATAGCCCTAGGATATTATTTTGACCAAGTGGGAGACTATGTAATACCGTTTATTATTTGCGGCTTACTAACCGCTTTTGGAGGACTTTTGATATTATTTGCGAAAAAACCTAATTAAATTAAAGAAAGCGAAACAAATTAATTAATATGAGTGAGAAATATAATTGGTTAGACTTATTTATAACCATGTATGATGAATTAAATATAATAGTAAAAGACTTGTCTTCTCAAGGAAAGGCAAGAGGTATTATTGGAAATGTTGAAGGACGAGATCCAAAAGAAGACAGATTCTTAGAGATTGATAAAATATGTGAAGATCATATTCTCAGCTATATAAAACAGTCTCCGTATTCTGTGGAAGTTTTCTCAGAACATGGTCACTTTATAACAGATCCTCAACGAGAGGTAAGTTTCATTTTATCAGTGGATCCATTTGATGGTACATCTCTATATAAAAGCGGTATACCAGCCGAATGGTGGTCTGTACTAACAATATATAATCCTGTAACTTTAAAACCAGTATGCGCAGCTGCTGTAGATTTTATTCGTGAGCAATTTTATTATACTGAAAATGGAATATTTAAGTATTGCGACCTTGATGATAAAAAGTTTATTGATGTTGAATTAAAACCTAAAAATAATTTGGAATCAGGGTTTGTTTTGGCAACATATTCAATGAGTCCAAATTATTCATTACTTTGGGGAGAAAATACAGAAAGACTTTTAAGGAATCTAAATGCTTTGAGTAACCCTCCAAGAATTTGGCCAAATGGAGGTTCATGTGTTTATCCGTGGATGGCTAGGGGTTTAGTGGATGTTTATTTGATGTTTGAAGAACCAAATAGCGAAGTAAATCCAG from SAR202 cluster bacterium harbors:
- a CDS encoding SDR family oxidoreductase; protein product: VSLMTGGEAVIQKAVDTYGQLDILVNSVGVRRDEMIFNMRPEDFEVVIQNSLKSYFTTSKYACILFRQQRYGRIVNLTSDAGLGEIGMSNYSAATEGIVGMTRTIARDMGRYGVTCNAVSPVAKTRLFPGGVDSYRTSGIYPTPDDRAGLGLKEPGIGWADDNSPEDPGNVAPLVAYLAGEGSPNANGYVFGVRGGDIYLYTNPEVERAIYHEKVFSMDELDDLVPRIISFDM
- a CDS encoding SDR family NAD(P)-dependent oxidoreductase, yielding MGNRLEGKVAIVTGGGGGIGRGVCRLLAEEGASVVVNDVGGAVDGTGASTGPADELVSEIKENGGVAVSNYDTIATMEGAGKLVQAALDNFGRVDILMHVAGILRDRMVFNMTEEEWDAVLSVHLYGAFNTVKQVVPHLIEQRSGRIIIFSSGSGLGNSGQTNYAAAKEGQVGFVRSLSRELAPFNITVNAVYPGGDTRMTGSIPDSALEIRAQRGISSRRTVPTKELWEPRHPDRNAPKAVYLCTDAAENITGEVIGTSGPPMTLYSPRHVSRVIHSDTPWTLDQLEVMMPNAITDGIPNPAPAVQPEEK
- a CDS encoding MFS transporter translates to MITKSFYDLRPWFVAFSGMALLCLLIGLNTQCMGLFFIALEQEFRWSRALISGAFSVVRIEGSFLGPIEGFLADKFGPDTMILIGGVITSIGFVILGLVQNPVMFYISLLVITAGVGLGSFIPVTTSVNWWFKKHRNTGLGIAMAGVPAGAALLLPLVTILIEIYNWRTTAYILAAVTFVVSVPLSQVMRKPKVIEENNNSDNEFSDSHAVSIEDDFSLKQAIKTSAFWIIPSVHALNGFTTHAVYVHGLIRLTDAGFSIAVASTVFAVYGFIEILMRVFGSFIGDLIDKRHAIWIFCAIQGLGVVFLGLIPDTSESFSTAIIMAYLFAITFAIGHGGRGPAIVAIRGEYFGRANFGKIMGVGGFITSLTGIITPIALGYYFDQVGDYVIPFIICGLLTAFGGLLILFAKKPN